One Beggiatoa leptomitoformis DNA segment encodes these proteins:
- a CDS encoding RNA-directed DNA polymerase gives MNKSYYELMDEITKEELLEGLVGYGLFHESIPPILTSKPFYDFCQNLNNEAFFETIKERKFIQYESMRNISIPRVLAIPHPMAYWNLCNVLSQSWEEIKERFKEKTENNPFKISRIHIRKLKNEDRLFKMSYKNFQVDSSPEFDLSIGKKYLVKADISNCFPSFYTHSIPWALVGKDIAKQNKNSNNLYYNKIDKFARNLKDAETHGILIGPDASNILSEIILTSIDNIMTSDGFYYIRNIDDYAFYAQSYEEAEKFLLSLAATLKEFSLSLNYKKTEILPLPLASNEHWITRLNSLILPDKLNFKEVRIYLDIAIELMQCSGDNLAVINYVTKTLANKKMTINAKEFYVKRIHHLVLLYPYLVRILEKDIFLAHEIEQKDIKSIADNLFKIASANRQYEAVSYAIYFAIKNNFKLNAEQKLYNFAEESNDCIFMLLAYLYDKKFSVGKAMEYKDLAKSFIVVTTNQNNQNKKKINIDEFWLFIYEALSLSDLYENLLPSDLENEAEWKTLKENDISFLKPEFRN, from the coding sequence ATGAACAAGAGTTATTATGAGTTGATGGATGAAATTACTAAAGAGGAATTGTTAGAGGGTTTAGTAGGATATGGTTTATTTCATGAAAGCATTCCGCCTATTCTTACCTCAAAACCTTTTTATGATTTTTGCCAAAATTTAAACAATGAGGCTTTTTTTGAGACAATAAAAGAAAGAAAATTTATCCAATACGAAAGTATGAGAAATATTAGTATTCCCAGAGTTCTTGCAATTCCTCATCCAATGGCATACTGGAATTTATGCAATGTCTTATCTCAATCTTGGGAAGAGATTAAGGAACGCTTCAAAGAGAAAACGGAAAATAACCCTTTTAAAATAAGCAGGATACATATTAGAAAACTAAAAAATGAAGATAGATTATTTAAAATGAGTTATAAAAATTTTCAGGTAGATAGCTCTCCTGAATTTGATTTATCAATAGGTAAGAAATATCTTGTGAAAGCTGATATTTCTAACTGCTTTCCAAGTTTTTATACACATTCCATTCCTTGGGCACTTGTTGGTAAAGATATAGCTAAACAAAATAAAAACAGTAATAATCTTTATTATAATAAAATAGATAAATTTGCTAGAAATTTGAAAGATGCAGAAACCCATGGAATTTTAATAGGTCCTGATGCGTCAAATATTCTTTCTGAAATCATTTTAACTTCAATAGATAATATTATGACTAGCGATGGCTTTTATTATATTAGAAATATTGATGACTATGCTTTTTATGCACAATCATACGAGGAGGCAGAAAAGTTTTTATTATCTCTTGCCGCTACACTAAAAGAATTTAGCTTATCGCTTAATTATAAAAAAACAGAGATTTTACCATTGCCTTTAGCATCTAATGAGCATTGGATAACAAGACTTAATAGCTTGATTTTACCAGATAAGTTAAACTTCAAAGAAGTCAGAATATATTTAGATATTGCAATAGAATTGATGCAATGTAGTGGTGATAATTTAGCCGTTATTAACTATGTTACTAAAACTTTAGCAAATAAAAAAATGACAATAAATGCTAAAGAATTCTATGTAAAAAGAATTCATCACTTGGTACTACTTTATCCTTATTTAGTACGCATTTTGGAAAAAGATATTTTTTTAGCTCATGAGATAGAACAGAAGGATATTAAATCAATTGCCGATAATTTATTTAAAATTGCTTCTGCAAATAGACAATATGAAGCAGTAAGTTATGCTATTTATTTTGCAATAAAAAATAACTTTAAATTAAATGCAGAGCAAAAGTTATATAACTTTGCTGAAGAGAGCAACGATTGCATATTCATGCTTCTTGCCTATTTATATGACAAAAAGTTTAGTGTTGGTAAGGCTATGGAATATAAAGATTTGGCGAAAAGCTTTATTGTTGTGACTACGAATCAGAATAATCAGAATAAGAAGAAGATTAATATTGATGAGTTTTGGCTATTTATCTACGAAGCTTTATCCCTTTCTGATTTATACGAAAATTTACTCCCTTCTGATTTAGAAAATGAAGCTGAATGGAAAACGCTAAAGGAAAACGATATTTCTTTTTTAAAACCAGAATTTAGGAATTAA
- a CDS encoding IS5 family transposase (programmed frameshift) encodes MSRRYALTDEQWSKLEPLLPGRKGHVGMTAKDNRLFIDAVLFRYRSGIPWRDLPERFGDFRVVHTRFSRWSKKGVWERVFKILSADADNEYAMIDSTIVRAHQHSSGGGADEAIGRSAGGLSTKINSVVDALGNPTLFFLTAGQASDLEGADALIPQIKANALLADKAYDADERVRDVLKQQGIEPVIPFRKNRLNPPDYDKALYKARYLIEHFFGKLKQYRAIATRYDKRARNFLSGVYLASTLILLA; translated from the exons ATGAGTCGTCGCTATGCCTTAACCGATGAACAATGGTCAAAACTAGAACCGCTACTCCCTGGGCGTAAAGGACATGTCGGGATGACGGCTAAAGATAACCGCTTGTTTATTGATGCTGTTCTATTCCGTTATCGCAGTGGCATTCCTTGGCGCGACCTCCCCGAACGCTTTGGTGATTTCCGTGTCGTCCATACCCGCTTCAGTCGTTGGTCTAAGAAAGGTGTCTGGGAACGTGTTTTCAAGATACTAAGTGCCGATGCCGATAATGAATATGCCATGATAGACAGCACAATAGTTAGAGCGCATCAACATAGTAGTGGTGGTGGCGCAGATGAAGCCATTGGACGTAGCGCAGGGGGTTTAAGTACCAAGATTAACTCCGTTGTTGACGCACTGGGCAATCCGACCCTTTTTT TTTTGACTGCGGGACAGGCAAGCGACCTTGAAGGGGCTGATGCTCTTATTCCTCAGATAAAGGCAAACGCTTTATTGGCTGATAAGGCTTATGATGCAGATGAACGGGTTAGAGATGTTTTAAAACAGCAAGGCATAGAACCTGTGATTCCGTTCAGGAAAAATCGTTTAAATCCACCTGATTATGATAAAGCTCTTTATAAGGCACGTTATTTAATCGAGCATTTCTTTGGTAAATTAAAGCAATATCGTGCAATAGCTACACGATATGATAAACGCGCTAGGAATTTCTTAAGTGGGGTTTATTTGGCTTCTACCTTGATTCTTTTAGCTTGA